CACTGGTACGTGGCGGTGGGCGTGGCCGCCGTGCTCTTCGGGCTGGGGCACGTCTACGAGGGCACCCTCGCCGTCGTCCAGACGGCCGTGCTCGGGACCTGGTTCGGCCTCGTCTTCGTCCATCGCACGCGCCTACCTTCAGTGATGATGGCCCACGCGGCCTTCAACACCCTCAACTTCACCCTCATGCTGTGGCTCCAGCGCTCGGGCCTCCTCGAGAAGCTCACCCAGCTCGCCCCCAGGTAGTCCCGCCATGCTCCCCCACCTGCTCCGCCTCTCGCGACACAACCCTCCGGTGCGGATGGAAACCATTCCCCGGGAAGAGTTCTCCCCCGGGCTCCTTCGCGAACTGCATGCGCTCGCCAACGGCCTGATGGCCGAGGACGAGGAACACTTCCGCGTGCACGCCCTGAGCAACGATCTCGTCCATGTGTTCCGGCGGCAGGACACGGAGGCGGTGGTGGGCTTCCAGTTCTGGAAGGCGGGGCCCATCGACCTGCCCCGCGCCCGCGCCATCTTCGGAGGCAAGCTGCGAATCCAGCCCGCGTTCCGCCAGCGAGGCCTGCACCTGCTCTCCGGCCTGACGTTCTTCTTCCAGGACAAGCTCCAGCACCCACTCAGCCGCCACTACCGGCTGTCCATCGCCAGCCCGTTCGGCTTCGTGTCCATCACCGAGGCCCTCGCCCACTACCACCCCTTCCAGCCCCGGCCACGCACCCGCGAGCAGCAGGCCCTCCGGGACGCCTTCCTCGCCCTGGCCCGGGAGAGTGACTTCCAGGTCGACGAGGAGAGCGGCGTCTTCTTCGTCGGCATCTTCATGACGCCCGAGACGCTCGGCCGCTATCCGCCGGCCTACTTCGAGCGGCCCTCGGCCCAGGCCTACGCCGCCATCAATCCCGACTTCCGCACCAACGGTTGCTACGTGGGCTTCTGGTTCCGCTTCACGCCGGACAACCTGGCCTCGCTGACCCATGCCACCATGCGCAAGCTGCTGCGGCGTCAGGACGCGGACGTCTGAGGCGAGCAAGCATACATCCCCTCGGCACCACTGCTCGCACAGCACTCCTGGGAGCGGCTTGACAAACAACCTCCAGGCACACACGCTTCCTCCATGGGGCCTCAAGCAGATCTGGTGGTTCGAGACCGACAGAACCGGAGTGTCCTCATTGTCGAGGTCAAGAGCAGAGCCGTGAGCCGGTCCAAGTTCCACCTGCCGGAGTCACTTCTCTCCGCGAGCGAGAAGGTCCCTTTCGCCATGTGGGTCGATCCGGAGGAACTCCGGATCTTCCGTGGTGGCTTTGGTGATCTCTCCAACCCCATCTGTACGCTCCGCACCCGAGACATCCTCCAGCACTACGACCGGGAGTTCGCGAGCAAGCGCATTTTCAGCCCCTACCTCACGACTTTAGTGGACGCGTGGCTGAGAGATCTCGCCTATCACTGGAAGAGTCCGGTGCCACCTGCCGCCGCGGAGTTGGAGGCGCTCGGGCTGCTGCAACAGCTCAGTGGGGGGTCGACTGAAACCGAGGCGAGGGTGTGATTCTCTACGTAGAGACCAATTTCTTGATGGCCGTCGCGACGGGCCGTGAATCAAACGTACAGGATCTTCTCAAGGCCATCCCGCCCCTCGTCCTCGCCCTGCCAACGATCTCTATCATGGAGGCCTTCTCCGCACTGGAGGCTGACATCAAGGGCCGAAAAGAGTTCGACCGCCAGTTGGAGCAGCAGATCGGCCAACTGCGCCGTGACAACACCTCGCACAATGCCTCCTCCCTCCTCATGAGCTTGGAGCAAGCGAAGATCCAACACGCCGGACTCGTGAATGACGTCCAGGGTCGCATGTTCGAGTTGCTCCGGGAGCTGTCCTCCAAAGCGACATGGCTCGACACGAGTCCACGGATTTTACTCGAGGCCGTGGAGACCGAACTGATCGAGGGGGAACCAACGGACAACCTGATCCTACACACCATCCTCCATCACAGTCAGCAGTACGCCCCGGGGCCCAAGGCGTTCCTGAGCGAGAACACCAGGAGCTTCGAGCAACCGGATGTGAAAAACGCATTGGTCGCCAGTGGCATCAAATTCTTCAGCCGCTCCCGTTCCTTCTTGGAATGGGGTAGTCGTCAACCCTCTGGCTTTTGACCGTCTCCCCGAGCGTCATCCAGGCCGCATCCCTCATTCGCGGCGGCGTCCTCAAATCCCAGCTTGATGAGCCTCGGATGCACGACTCGTCGCGCGCCACGCCCGGGCGAACCCTCCCGACAGCACGAAGCGGGGAAACGTCACCCACTGCTCGGCGAAGATGCGCGCGAGCACGTCCAAGGGGCCGCGGAAGGGCACGGGCGCGACCCGCTCCATCCGGTGACCGCGACCCTGGACCGCCATCGCCCCCACCATGGCCACGGCGCCAGGCAACACCCAGGCGAATGACGTGAAGGGCGCGGCCACCAGGCACAACGTGCCGAGCTGGAACACGGGCACCGACACCCCGTGCAGCAGCAGGTTGCGGCGCGCGGCGTGGTTGTCCGGGTAGAGCTTCCACTGCCAGGGGAGGAGTTTCTCGGAGCGTTCCATCATGGGGGAAACCTACGAGCGCCGGGCCTCCCGGTCTTGAACGAGCTGGCTACGGCGAGCGCCTCGCAACGCCGACGGCGGCATGCCCAGCATGCGCCGGAAGGTGCGCGACATGTGGGCGGAGTCGGCGAACCCGGCCGCCTGGGCGGCCTCCCCCAGGGGCATGCCCGAGACGATGGCGGTGGCGGCCCGCTGGAGCCGCAGCCAGGCGAGGTAGGGCCGCAGGGGCAGCCCGATGGACTCGGTGAAGGCGTGCATCAGCCGTCCGGGAGACAGCCCCACCTGGGCCGCGAGCGTGGCAAGCGAGTCGTCCTCCCCCGGGGGGAGCGCGTGCAACAGCCGCAACACGCGCCGCACGCGGGGGTGGACGGAGCGGGGAGGCGGAATGACTCCGGCCCCCAGCATCTCGACCACCCGCCGGGTCCACGCCACGCCCTCGGGACCCATGAGGCGCGAGGGCTCGGCGTCCTGGGCGAGCATGTCGCGCTCGGCGGTGGAGAGCGCCCGGAAGGGCCCGGTCAGGGTGGCGGCGAGCGCGGCACCGGCCTCGCTCTCCGGATCGAGGAAGACGAGCAGCACCTGACGGCCCTCGGCATCCAGGGAGTGGGGCACATCGGGCGCCGTCAGCACGCCGGCCAGGCTCGTCCAGGGCGTATCGGCGGCCCGCATCCGCAGGGGCCCATCCAGCCCCAACACGAGGTGCATGGCGTGGTGGGAATGGCCGGTGCTGCGCGCACCGGGGCCTCGCGTGGCCAGCAGGGGCGGCCAGAGCGGCGGAGGTCCCCCGAATGGGAGGTGGGGCACGTCGGAGAGGCGCACCCGGCGATGCTACCTCCAACCGCCTCAGGCCATCACCCACCAGCTCCCGAGACAGAGCGAGCCCACCGAGGCCACCGCCGGCACATGGCGCAGGAGCGCCTCGGGCCTGGGCAGGGCCCGCGAGCCGGCCGCCAGCGCCGCCGTCAGCGCCGCCATGGCCAGCGTGCTTCCCAGGGCGAAGCCTCCCAGGTAGAGCGCCTTCCACACGGCCGAGTGGGAGAGCGCCGCGGGCAGCAGCAGGAGCACCGCCGCGGCGCCCGACACGCCATGCAGCAGGCCGATCGACAGCACCTCCCAGGCGGAGACCCCGCCCTTGCTCGCCGGGGTGGCGTCCTTGGGAGGAGCACGCGAGGCACGCCAGCGGCGCAGGCCCACCACGCCCATGACGAACAGTGCCCCTCCCGCCAGGCGGTCGCCCCAGGAGCTCACCACCTCGAGGTCCAACATCGAGGCCACCGCCAGCACGGCCGCCGCGCACACGAGCGTGCCCAGCGCATGCCCCAGGCCCCACAGCAACCCCACACGCCAGGCCTTCCGGCGCATCCCCAACGACAGAGGCGCCAGACTCAACAGATGATCCGGCCCGGAGACCGCGTGGAGCGCACCCGAACCCAGTCCGACGAGAGCTGCGACCATGACATTCCTTCCCATCCGCGACGGAGCGGCTCCCACCGCCCTGTCACGGAGGAAAAGATGCGTCCTGGGAGCAGAGAGCGCCAAGACAAGTTCCACATCGCGCTGAAAACATCCGCCTATCAGCGCCGGGGAATACGGGCGCGCCCACCTCGAAGGCGCCCGCGCCCTTCCGGGACCGGACCCCCGCTCACGGGGTCATATAACGCCCGAGGAAGAGCACGTTCCGGGTGGACACATGCTCGATGAGGAAGAGGAACGGCCGGTCCACGATGAAGGGCACGGGAAGGGAGGGAGGTCCCACCACCACCGCCGTGGCCGCGGCCGCCTCCGTTCCCTTCTCGTTCACGGACACGAAGGCCTTGTGCTCGATCGACGAGACGACGAGGTCGGCACTCGACATGCCCGACAGGTCGGCGTGCTCGTCGAACAAATCCTGGATGCCGAGTTCCCGCAGCTTCGGAATCAGCGACGCCGACGTCTCCACCTCGAAGCGCGGCAGGTGCACGTCCCCCTGATGACCCGTCAGTGCCCCGCGGATACGACCCAGGAAGTCCGCCGACAGCCGCGATTCGATCTCCTCGAACCGGCCCGAGTCCGGAAGGACGATGAGCATGCGGAAGCCGCGCCCCACGTAGTCGAGCGCGAGGGCCTCGAAGCCCTCGCCCTTCATGTACCGGGCCCCGCCCCCCTGCATCATCGGCACCTGCCGGGTCGCGCCGTCGAGCGTATGGAACGGCGCGTCCTGGGTGCCCTTCTCCCTGAACGGAGACTGCCACGCGGCCTTGAAGTGCAGCGCGTTGACGAGGATGAGCCGCGTCAGGGGCGTCACCGCGGTGGGAGGCAGCAGATCCTCGATGCGCTCCTCGGTCTGCTCCCAGACCCAGGTGTTGATGTCCTCGCGGATACCGGACGAGTTGGCGGAGAAGTCCACCACGTGCATGCCCGTGCCGTAGTGCAGGGCGAGCACGTCGAGGAACCCGGGCTGGAAGGCGAAGCCCTTCTGGCCCCAGGCGGCGTTCACCCCGTGGAACTGGGGCGGCGTCGCCTGCCCCGTGTCACCCGAGGGGACGAACAACGCCTGGTTCAGGGCATTCATGGCCGGATGGAACCGCTCCTGGGACAGGGAGAAACGAAGTCCCTGGCCCAGCTGGCGCTCGGTCTCCCCGCGCGCGCCCGCGTACACCATGGCCAGCGCCTGCGAGACACTGTACGGCGAGAAGAAGAGATTCTTCCCGGGCTCGCGCAGCTCCCGGTACAGCGCGGCCCCGAAGTCGGTGTTCCCCGCGGCGACGGCCTCGAGGTCCGAAGCGGAGACCTCGGGGTTCGCCACGCGCTCCTTGCCCGCGGAGATGAACTCACCGGGCGCGCTCTCCTCCACCGCGGAGCCCGTCCCGTCATCCAGCGGTTCTCCGGACGAGCAGGCACAAGCCGCGAGCAACCACCCGGTGGTGAGACGACCCCTCAATCCCTGACGCAGTGAAACCATACGCTCCTCCCTCGGACAACGTGTTCGCACGGCCAGATAGCAAGAGGCATGCGCGCACAGCCCACCAGGGACTTCAATGGCTTACAGGGCCTCCCGCGGGCCTCCCTCGAATTTCTGAGGTGGATTTTGTGGCCTTGACGCATCCCATATAACCCACATAAAAACGTTACGATAGTTTAAACGTTAAAACCCGACAGGCAGGTTTTCATGAATCTCCGCCGAACCACCTTCCGCCCTTTCCTCGCCACCGCGCTGACACTGGCGTCGGCCCTCGTCTCGGCCTGTATCCAGGAGCCCGAACCCCTCACGGGCGAGGAGTCGCCCACGGAGTCCGCGAGCCAGACGGCGGCGCTCACCGAGCTCATCGTCAACGGAAACTTCAACGCGGGGAGCACCGCGCCCTGGTGGAATGGCGCCAACACGCAATCGCGCGTCGAGAACGCCCAGTGGCGGATCGATGTCACCACCGGCACCGCCAACGCCTGGGACGCGATCGTCGGCCAGAGCGGCATCGCCCTGGCGAGCGGGCAGGGCTACACCCTGTCCTTCACCGCGTCGGCCTCGGCGGCCGGGACGCTGGTCACCACGGTGCAGACGGAGGTCGCCCCGTACACCGCGACGCTGAACCAGCAGGTCACGGTCGACGCCACGCCGCGCCGCTACTCCTTCCCCTTCACCTCGTCCCTGAGCACGGGTCAGGGACAGGTGACCTTCCAGCTCGGCGGCCCGGCGGCCCGCACCCTCCGGTTCGATGACATCTCACTCACGACGGGGACGGGTGGGGGGACGGACGGTGGAACGGGAGGAGGCACGGACGGGGGCACCGGTGGTGGCTCGGGACCCATCGCCATGACCAACGGCTTCTACGTGGACCCCAACTCCAACCCCGCGGCCTGGGCGAAGGCCAACAGCGGCGACTCGCGAGCCGCCAGCATCCAGTCGGCCATCGCGAGCAAGCCGATGGCGCGCTGGTTCGGCAACTGGAACAGCGACATCACCTCGGCGGTGTCGAGCTACGTCGGCGCGGCGGCGACCGCCGGCAAGCTGCCCGTGCTCGTGGCCTACAACATCCCCGGCCGCGACTGCGGCGGCTACTCGTCGGGTGGCGCGGGCAGCCCGGAGGCGTACCGGACGTGGATCTCCGGTCTCGCGTCGGGTATCGGCACCCGTCCCGCCATCGTCCTCATCGAGCCGGATTCGGTCGCCCAGCTCGACTGCCTGCCCGATGACGCCAACCGGCAGACCCGCCTGGAGCTGCTGCGCTACGCCACCGAGCAACTGCGCACCCGCGCCCCCAACACGTGGGCCTACCTGGACGCGGGCAACGCGCGGTGGATCGCCGCCGACACCATGGCCCAGCGGCTCCACTCCGCGGGCGTGAGCAACATCCGGGGCTTCGTGAGCAACATCTCCAACTTCTACACCACCGCCGAGTCCATCTCGTACGGCAACGCCGTCAGCGCCGCGCTGTCCAGCCGCTATGGCTACAGCAAGCCCTTCACGGTGGACACCAGCCGCAATGGCAACGGCTCCAACGGCGAGTGGTGCAATCCCGCCGGGCGCAAGCTCGGCACCCCGTCCCAGGTGGGCGGCGGCGCCGAGCTGCTCTTGTGGGTGAAGATCCCCGGGGACTCCGATGGCACGTGTGGCACCGCCCCGGGCATCCCCGCGGGCCAGTTCAGCCCCGACCTCGCCATCCGCCTCATCAACGGCACGTAGCCCCCCGGGCACGTCCACACGCGGGGCGGCGGCGCCCAGGACGCCGCCGCCCCCGTCCATGCGAGTGCAGCCCCTACCCCGTTCCGCTCAAGGAACGTAGGCGAGGTTCCACTGGGCGTAGGCTTCCTTGTTGGGATCCGTGGCATGCACGGTGACGGAGTTGGGCGTCGAGGCGTCCGGCGAGCACCCATTGCAGCGCGCCAGGTACTTCCCCGTGTCGGCCTGGAGACCCCACTTGCCATTGTTGAGCAGCACCGGCTTGAACTGAGCATATGCCGGGGTCGAGTCGGCCACGTGGACCGTCGCGGAGTCCGGCACCTTGCCGCCCACGATGCAGCCATTGCAGCGGCCCACGAACTTGCCGTTGTCCGCCTTGAGGGCGATCTTCCCACCGTTCACCTGCACCACCTCGAACTGGGCATAGGGCTCGGTGGCCGCCTTGACGTGGGTGGTGACGGTGTCGGGGATCTTGTTGTCCACGCTCTTCTGACAGCCGTTACAGCGCGCGAAGTACGTCCCCTCATCCGACTGGAGGGAAATCTTGCTGCCCTTGGGGAAGATGGGAGCGATCGTCCACTGGGCGTAGGCCTCCTTGTTGGGGTCCGTGGCATGCACGGTGACGGAGTTGGGCGTCGAGGCGTCCGGTGAGCAGCCATTGCAGCGCGCCAGATACTTCCCCGTGTCGGCCTTGAGCGCGTACTTGCCATTGGCCAGCGTCTCGATCGTGAACTGGGCATACGCCGGGGCCGAGTCGGCCACGTGGACCGTCGCGAAGTCCGGCACCTTGCCGCCCACGATACAGCCATTGCAACGCCCCACGAACTTGCCGTTGTCCGCCTTGAGGGCGATCTTCCCGTTGCCCACCAGCACCAGCTCGAACTGGGCATAGGGCTCGGTGGCCGCCTTGGCGTGGGTGGTGACAGTGTCGGGAATCTTGTTGTCCACGCTCTTCTGGCAGCCATTGCAGCGCGCGAAGTACGTCCCCTCATCCGACTGGAGGGAAATCTTCAGACCAGCGGCCAGACCCACTCCCGGCACCAGCCCGCCCCACACCACCAGGCACAGCGCCCACATCTTCAAGTTTTTCATTGTTCCCCCAAGACAATCCCAGACATCTGCCATCTACCTGGGTGGCTCTCATTCAGAGAAAACGCCCCACCCATTCCCATCGAAGCTACACAGGGAGTGAAATCAGCAACAAGAAGGAGGCGCCTCCCAGGATGGAGAATTGCCCACCACTGAACGAGCAGAGCTCAGAAGGGTGCCCGCCGCTCGAAGTGGACGCGCCCGCCCGTCTCCGGGTGCGTGAACTCGAGCACCTCCGCGTGCAACATCAGGCGCGCGTCCTCGTGCCCGTAGAGGCGGTCTCCGACGATGGGCACGCCCAGGCCGAGCGGGTGCGCCGCGTGGACGCGCAACTGGTGGGTCCGTCCGGTGAGCGGGAAGAAGGCCACGCGGGTGCGCGTCCCGGTCCGCTCGAGCACCCGCCAGCGGGTGACGGCGGCCTTGCCATGCACGGGATCGTGGATCTGCCGGGGCCGGTCGCTCAGGTCCACGCGCAGGGGCAGATCGATGGTGCCCTCCTCTCCCTGGACCGGGCCCTCCACCCAGGCCACGTAGCGCTTGTGGACGTCACGGTGGAGGAACTGCCGCTGCACGGCCGCGTGCGTGCGCGGATCGAGCGCCGCGACGAGCAGCCCCGAGGTGTCCAGGTCGAGCCGGTGCACCAGCAGCGGCCCCGTGGCCCGGGGATACCGGGCACGCAGCCGGGCCAGCACCGAGTCCGTCACCGCCTCGTCCTTGCCCGGCACGGACAGCAGGCCCGAGGGCTTGTCGATCACCACGAGCCAGGTGTCCTCGAAGACGATGGACAGCGCCCCGGCCACGCGGGCGGGAGGAGCGAAACGCCGGGGAGACGCGACCTCGAGCCCCTCCAGCATGAAGGGCAACAGGGGGCCGCACTTGTCCCGGCAGGCGGCGTAGAAGGCCCCCGAGACGCGGCCGCCCGAGGACGGCGGCGCGCCCCACCAGAACTCGGCGAGCGCCAGGGGCGTCAGGCCGTGCGCGAAGGCATGGGCGAGCAGCTTGGGGGCGGCGCAATCGGCGGCGCCCGAGGGAGGCTCGCCCGGAGCGTAGAGCGCTCGGAGAAGGCGGCGCGCGCCCCGCGCGTTGACCACCCCATAGGTGTCGTGCAGGCGCCGCATGAGCGCGCGACAGAACATGTGACGCAGACGTTCGAGCGCCCGTCCCCGCCGTTCGAGCCGGGCGAGCCTCGGAGCGAGTTCCCGGCGCTCGACGTCCTGGATCGCGTCCTCGCGACGCCGCTCCGCCTTGTCGCCCCGGCTCTCCTGATCGAGCCGGTGGAGGGCCTGGCGCCGCGCGTCCTCGGAGAGCGCTCCCGGGGCCTCGAGTTCGGCCCGCCGGGCATGGCGCAAGCGCCGCCGCTCCTCATGCATGAGTCGGAGCTCCTCCCTGCGCCGGGCATGGCGCGCTTCCTGGAGCGCGTGGGCGTCGCGGAGCGCGGCGAGCTCGGACGAGGACTGGAAGGCTTCGGCGCGGGCGAGCAGCCGCTTCACCTCGGCCTCGCCCGGGGATTCGATGCGGGCCCGGGCCTCGGCATCGAAGAGCGGCGGGACGTAACCCGGCAGGCTCCACCTGCCCCCGAGCATACCGGAGAAGGCGCGCAGGAAGCCCATGCGGCCCCCGGGCTCGCGCACCACGAGTACCCCGAACATCTTGCCGCCCTCGGCCCCCTCGAGCGGGCCGGTGGGGACGCCCGGAGCCACGAAGCCCGAACGAAGCTCCGCCCGCATCACCTCCGCGGCCCGTTGCGCCAGGGCGTGCGGGCCCTGCTCGTCGAAAGGACTCGGAAAGGCCGCGGGAAGCTCGTCCGGGGCCGGCTGCGGCTCGAAGGGGGTGAACCACGTCTCCACGGTGCCGCGCTAGCACGAAACCGAGCCCATACGGGAGGCGGCGAAGCAACCAGGCGGGTCTGGGGAGGAGTGGCCCCCAAGGAAGGGCGGATCCGATAGACTCCAGCTCCCATCCTGGCGGTGAAGGCGCATGACCCCAACCGAGTACAAGGTCAAACCGGGCGACACGCTGTCCGCGATCGCCCGAACTCACCATGTCACCGTAGATGACATCGCCCACCTCAACGGCATCAAGGATGCCAACCGCATCCGGGTCGGCCAGTCCCTGCGGATTCCGGTGAAGAGCGCCCCGGCCCAGTCCACGCCCAAGGCCCCGCCCCCGGCTCGCCCTCCCCCGCCCCTGACCTCTTCCGTGCGGCCCCGGACCCATCGGGTCCTCCTGTCGGAGACCCTGCCGCAGATCGCGCAGCGCTACGGGCTCTCCGCATCGGAGCTGGCGAAGGCCAATGGCCTCGTGGATCCCCGCCTGCTCTGGGTCGGCCAGGAGCTGAGGATCCCCCCCGCGGGAGCCGCTCCCACGACCACGGCCGCCCCTTCGCACCCGAACAACGAGGCCGCCCCCACCAGTGCGCAGGCCTCGCCGACGCCCAAGAGCGCCTCCGCTCCTTCGGCGGACGCCATCCGGGAGGTCGCCTTCCGAATCACCGGAGCCTTCGAGGGAGGCAAGGCCAGCACCTACCAGACCAAGGACAAGGGA
Above is a window of Cystobacter fuscus DNA encoding:
- a CDS encoding serpin family protein; this translates as MVSLRQGLRGRLTTGWLLAACACSSGEPLDDGTGSAVEESAPGEFISAGKERVANPEVSASDLEAVAAGNTDFGAALYRELREPGKNLFFSPYSVSQALAMVYAGARGETERQLGQGLRFSLSQERFHPAMNALNQALFVPSGDTGQATPPQFHGVNAAWGQKGFAFQPGFLDVLALHYGTGMHVVDFSANSSGIREDINTWVWEQTEERIEDLLPPTAVTPLTRLILVNALHFKAAWQSPFREKGTQDAPFHTLDGATRQVPMMQGGGARYMKGEGFEALALDYVGRGFRMLIVLPDSGRFEEIESRLSADFLGRIRGALTGHQGDVHLPRFEVETSASLIPKLRELGIQDLFDEHADLSGMSSADLVVSSIEHKAFVSVNEKGTEAAAATAVVVGPPSLPVPFIVDRPFLFLIEHVSTRNVLFLGRYMTP
- a CDS encoding PIN domain-containing protein, which produces MILYVETNFLMAVATGRESNVQDLLKAIPPLVLALPTISIMEAFSALEADIKGRKEFDRQLEQQIGQLRRDNTSHNASSLLMSLEQAKIQHAGLVNDVQGRMFELLRELSSKATWLDTSPRILLEAVETELIEGEPTDNLILHTILHHSQQYAPGPKAFLSENTRSFEQPDVKNALVASGIKFFSRSRSFLEWGSRQPSGF
- a CDS encoding glycoside hydrolase family 6 protein, yielding MNLRRTTFRPFLATALTLASALVSACIQEPEPLTGEESPTESASQTAALTELIVNGNFNAGSTAPWWNGANTQSRVENAQWRIDVTTGTANAWDAIVGQSGIALASGQGYTLSFTASASAAGTLVTTVQTEVAPYTATLNQQVTVDATPRRYSFPFTSSLSTGQGQVTFQLGGPAARTLRFDDISLTTGTGGGTDGGTGGGTDGGTGGGSGPIAMTNGFYVDPNSNPAAWAKANSGDSRAASIQSAIASKPMARWFGNWNSDITSAVSSYVGAAATAGKLPVLVAYNIPGRDCGGYSSGGAGSPEAYRTWISGLASGIGTRPAIVLIEPDSVAQLDCLPDDANRQTRLELLRYATEQLRTRAPNTWAYLDAGNARWIAADTMAQRLHSAGVSNIRGFVSNISNFYTTAESISYGNAVSAALSSRYGYSKPFTVDTSRNGNGSNGEWCNPAGRKLGTPSQVGGGAELLLWVKIPGDSDGTCGTAPGIPAGQFSPDLAIRLINGT
- a CDS encoding fascin domain-containing protein, which codes for MKNLKMWALCLVVWGGLVPGVGLAAGLKISLQSDEGTYFARCNGCQKSVDNKIPDTVTTHAKAATEPYAQFELVLVGNGKIALKADNGKFVGRCNGCIVGGKVPDFATVHVADSAPAYAQFTIETLANGKYALKADTGKYLARCNGCSPDASTPNSVTVHATDPNKEAYAQWTIAPIFPKGSKISLQSDEGTYFARCNGCQKSVDNKIPDTVTTHVKAATEPYAQFEVVQVNGGKIALKADNGKFVGRCNGCIVGGKVPDSATVHVADSTPAYAQFKPVLLNNGKWGLQADTGKYLARCNGCSPDASTPNSVTVHATDPNKEAYAQWNLAYVP
- a CDS encoding AraC family transcriptional regulator codes for the protein MRLSDVPHLPFGGPPPLWPPLLATRGPGARSTGHSHHAMHLVLGLDGPLRMRAADTPWTSLAGVLTAPDVPHSLDAEGRQVLLVFLDPESEAGAALAATLTGPFRALSTAERDMLAQDAEPSRLMGPEGVAWTRRVVEMLGAGVIPPPRSVHPRVRRVLRLLHALPPGEDDSLATLAAQVGLSPGRLMHAFTESIGLPLRPYLAWLRLQRAATAIVSGMPLGEAAQAAGFADSAHMSRTFRRMLGMPPSALRGARRSQLVQDREARRS
- a CDS encoding RluA family pseudouridine synthase; amino-acid sequence: METWFTPFEPQPAPDELPAAFPSPFDEQGPHALAQRAAEVMRAELRSGFVAPGVPTGPLEGAEGGKMFGVLVVREPGGRMGFLRAFSGMLGGRWSLPGYVPPLFDAEARARIESPGEAEVKRLLARAEAFQSSSELAALRDAHALQEARHARRREELRLMHEERRRLRHARRAELEAPGALSEDARRQALHRLDQESRGDKAERRREDAIQDVERRELAPRLARLERRGRALERLRHMFCRALMRRLHDTYGVVNARGARRLLRALYAPGEPPSGAADCAAPKLLAHAFAHGLTPLALAEFWWGAPPSSGGRVSGAFYAACRDKCGPLLPFMLEGLEVASPRRFAPPARVAGALSIVFEDTWLVVIDKPSGLLSVPGKDEAVTDSVLARLRARYPRATGPLLVHRLDLDTSGLLVAALDPRTHAAVQRQFLHRDVHKRYVAWVEGPVQGEEGTIDLPLRVDLSDRPRQIHDPVHGKAAVTRWRVLERTGTRTRVAFFPLTGRTHQLRVHAAHPLGLGVPIVGDRLYGHEDARLMLHAEVLEFTHPETGGRVHFERRAPF
- a CDS encoding terminase, with the protein product MMERSEKLLPWQWKLYPDNHAARRNLLLHGVSVPVFQLGTLCLVAAPFTSFAWVLPGAVAMVGAMAVQGRGHRMERVAPVPFRGPLDVLARIFAEQWVTFPRFVLSGGFARAWRATSRASEAHQAGI